The following proteins are encoded in a genomic region of Sulfurimonas sp. HSL3-7:
- the mshL gene encoding pilus (MSHA type) biogenesis protein MshL — protein sequence MKNLNKKLISFAASVVLATAMQADCTYELFSISSAKGTTIGEYVDQLTTACEYSLVVADKETEKMMDKKLNKTHIKNLTIDEVFGILLTENNLNFSIENGILRISYLKTKTYNIDYILSSRKSQGSTDVMLSSSSSQIGQGNLMGSTSGMTGSSGSTPDPMSANSSAGANKSGISIESSDEVKFWEELDLELQRVLNRPEDAYQAEAPIINRNAGLVTISATGRQQQRIDEYLKKLQNKVQRQVLIDVNMLAVLFDDKSSTGIDWSQLYALQNFQLAVDSVSTNGKWSGTYTPVGNLESIDTLANRAATLVQISGGGSITEVIKFLKEQGEVRSISNPKVLTLNNQPALITVGTEYFYMIEQSQNQQGAGGGVVATTQNNIVNSVFAGVLLDITPEIAEDGSITIKVNPSLSQTRVQVSSASAEQENRTMPPDLDRRQLSTVVTVKDGNRIILGGLIGSRENFQTNKVPLLGDIPGLGYFFKYEEKIRQVEELVIVIEPHIVKPQGNTLELQDLGYTSMTKEEAGLKATFSEDSDVTPDAEKAPESKEADEQL from the coding sequence ATGAAAAACTTAAATAAAAAACTGATTTCGTTCGCAGCCTCTGTTGTCTTGGCGACAGCGATGCAAGCAGACTGTACCTATGAGCTTTTTAGCATTTCATCTGCAAAAGGGACGACGATTGGTGAGTATGTCGATCAACTGACAACGGCTTGTGAGTACAGTCTTGTTGTTGCAGACAAAGAAACTGAAAAGATGATGGACAAGAAATTAAATAAAACCCATATCAAAAACCTTACTATTGACGAAGTTTTTGGGATTTTATTAACAGAAAACAATCTGAACTTCAGTATAGAGAATGGGATTTTGAGAATTTCCTATCTTAAAACAAAAACCTACAATATCGACTACATACTTTCGTCACGTAAAAGCCAAGGCTCCACGGATGTCATGCTAAGTTCAAGTTCTTCTCAAATCGGTCAAGGCAACTTGATGGGAAGCACATCCGGTATGACTGGATCTTCAGGCTCAACTCCGGATCCAATGAGTGCCAATAGCAGTGCCGGTGCAAATAAATCGGGAATTTCAATTGAATCGTCGGACGAGGTAAAATTCTGGGAAGAATTGGATCTTGAACTGCAACGCGTTCTTAACCGCCCTGAAGATGCTTATCAGGCTGAGGCACCTATCATTAACAGAAATGCCGGGCTGGTTACTATCTCTGCTACAGGCCGTCAGCAACAGCGTATAGATGAATATCTTAAAAAGCTGCAGAACAAGGTTCAAAGACAAGTCCTTATCGATGTAAATATGCTTGCTGTACTTTTTGATGACAAGTCATCTACCGGTATCGACTGGTCACAGCTCTATGCGCTTCAAAATTTTCAACTCGCTGTTGATTCAGTAAGTACAAACGGTAAATGGAGCGGAACATACACTCCGGTCGGGAATCTTGAGAGTATTGACACTCTCGCAAACAGAGCAGCAACTCTGGTTCAAATATCCGGCGGAGGTTCGATTACAGAAGTCATTAAATTCTTAAAAGAGCAAGGTGAAGTACGCTCGATTTCTAATCCGAAAGTACTCACCCTTAACAACCAACCTGCCCTTATTACTGTAGGTACAGAATACTTTTATATGATTGAACAGTCTCAGAACCAACAAGGTGCCGGTGGCGGTGTCGTCGCCACAACACAAAACAATATCGTCAACTCTGTTTTCGCCGGTGTTCTTTTGGATATCACCCCAGAGATCGCTGAAGATGGTTCTATTACAATCAAAGTCAACCCATCACTGAGTCAAACCCGGGTTCAGGTTTCAAGTGCTTCAGCAGAGCAAGAAAATCGCACCATGCCGCCTGACCTTGACCGTCGACAACTCTCAACTGTCGTAACAGTCAAAGATGGTAATCGTATTATTTTGGGTGGGCTGATCGGTTCACGTGAGAACTTCCAAACAAATAAAGTTCCATTGCTCGGCGACATTCCTGGTCTTGGCTATTTCTTTAAATATGAAGAAAAAATCCGCCAGGTCGAAGAGCTCGTTATTGTCATCGAACCGCATATCGTCAAACCACAAGGCAATACCTTGGAATTGCAAGATTTGGGATACACTTCAATGACAAAAGAAGAAGCTGGTTTAAAAGCAACATTTAGCGAAGATAGCGATGTCACACCAGATGCAGAAAAAGCACCTGAGAGTAAAGAGGCAGATGAGCAGCTCTAA